Proteins from a single region of Gemmatimonadales bacterium:
- a CDS encoding CsgG/HfaB family protein — protein MKRLAAGTSALALAALFVAMPARAQQRPPAPAAGQQDARPGMAVLDFDIGATIGQDPDDYQALRRGLASMTIGEIAVNPAVRVVERAQLQQILQEQNLGREGRVEANTIVQIGRLIGARYMVTGTLYDVRGSFRIDARLFDAETGQILRTQRVTGRLDNVFELVSQLATQLMRDANLPPLERRVQEERQRQGNPPTQAVMAYSRGVLYADRGDTNRAVEQYRAALTAFPNYTQARTDCNRLQQGACA, from the coding sequence ATGAAGCGGTTGGCAGCGGGAACCTCAGCCTTGGCGCTGGCCGCGCTGTTCGTGGCGATGCCGGCCCGGGCGCAGCAGCGGCCTCCGGCACCGGCCGCCGGCCAGCAGGACGCGCGGCCGGGGATGGCCGTGCTCGATTTCGACATCGGCGCGACTATCGGCCAGGACCCGGACGACTACCAGGCCCTCAGGCGCGGACTCGCTTCGATGACCATCGGCGAGATCGCGGTGAACCCCGCGGTCCGCGTGGTCGAGCGCGCTCAGCTCCAGCAGATCCTCCAGGAGCAGAACCTGGGGCGCGAGGGGCGGGTCGAAGCTAACACGATCGTCCAGATCGGCCGGCTGATCGGCGCCAGGTACATGGTCACCGGCACGCTGTACGACGTGCGCGGATCGTTCCGCATCGACGCGCGGCTCTTCGACGCGGAGACGGGTCAGATCCTGCGCACCCAGCGGGTCACGGGCCGGCTCGACAACGTCTTCGAGCTGGTCTCGCAACTCGCGACGCAGCTCATGCGAGACGCCAACCTCCCGCCCCTGGAGCGGCGGGTGCAGGAGGAGCGCCAGCGCCAGGGCAATCCGCCCACCCAGGCGGTGATGGCCTACTCGCGCGGGGTGCTCTACGCCGACCGCGGCGACACGAACCGGGCGGTGGAGCAGTACCGGGCGGCGCTCACGGCGTTCCCCAACTACACCCAAGCCCGCACTGATTGCAACCGCTTGCAGCAGGGCGCCTGTGCGTGA
- a CDS encoding ABC transporter permease, giving the protein MSAAARLSRAGRWVTLRVLVNQIRFTGIQAIGLVALLSAILSFLVIAQTSSQLGAVAPNFIGTIMVVAVIRELGPLLTALIVVSRSGTAIAAEMATNRVLGEVTALEAMGIDPYIYLVLPRMLGAIVSVACLMIVFDGVALVSGYIGASFGSGGMRISRYADIVLSTLSAKDVWLTVAKGITFGAAVALFCSYHGLAVKAGPTEIPQAVTRGVVGTIVAIFIMSAAFVAIAA; this is encoded by the coding sequence ATGTCGGCCGCGGCCCGGCTCAGCCGGGCCGGCCGCTGGGTCACGCTACGCGTGCTCGTCAACCAGATCCGCTTCACCGGCATCCAGGCCATCGGCCTGGTCGCACTCCTCTCGGCGATCCTCTCGTTCCTGGTCATCGCGCAAACCAGCAGCCAGCTGGGGGCGGTCGCGCCCAACTTCATCGGCACCATCATGGTCGTGGCGGTGATCCGGGAGCTGGGCCCGCTCCTGACAGCGCTCATCGTCGTGAGCCGCTCGGGGACCGCGATCGCGGCCGAGATGGCGACCAACCGGGTATTGGGAGAGGTCACCGCTCTCGAGGCGATGGGGATCGACCCGTACATCTACCTGGTGCTACCCCGCATGCTCGGCGCGATCGTGTCGGTCGCATGCCTGATGATCGTGTTCGACGGGGTGGCGCTCGTTTCGGGCTACATCGGCGCCAGCTTCGGCTCGGGCGGCATGCGGATCAGCCGCTACGCCGACATCGTGTTGAGCACCCTGTCGGCCAAGGACGTCTGGCTGACCGTCGCCAAGGGGATCACGTTTGGGGCCGCGGTGGCGCTCTTCTGCAGCTACCACGGCCTCGCGGTAAAGGCGGGCCCGACCGAGATCCCGCAGGCCGTGACGCGTGGAGTCGTGGGGACGATCGTGGCGATCTTCATCATGTCCGCGGCGTTCGTAGCCATCGCGGCATGA
- a CDS encoding ATP-binding cassette domain-containing protein: protein MSPERRSFLAQAYRFGVETAAALVFKDIDLRDRPDHPDHRFDVTVEAGEVVAVVGDEDSGVGDLGSYALGLRRPPSGQTIVFGAPIADLPYYDLLVFRRRLGYLQLGDGLLQNLTLHDNVALPLRFASDHRLAEVDGRVTQLMDDLHLRAVAGLRPAQANEEDRRRTAVARAISLDPDLVVLEAPFDGLTGRAAVDLIEHASRRDDGSRRTVFLTAQDLVPAIRRLLTRVVKVVDGEAVDETP, encoded by the coding sequence ATGAGCCCGGAGCGCCGCTCGTTCCTAGCCCAGGCATACAGGTTCGGCGTGGAGACGGCGGCGGCGCTCGTCTTCAAGGACATTGACCTTCGCGACCGGCCCGACCACCCCGACCACCGGTTCGACGTGACGGTCGAGGCGGGGGAGGTCGTGGCGGTGGTGGGCGACGAGGACAGCGGCGTGGGCGACCTGGGGAGCTACGCGCTGGGCCTTCGGCGACCGCCCAGCGGCCAGACGATCGTGTTCGGCGCGCCGATAGCCGACCTTCCCTACTACGATCTGCTCGTCTTCCGGCGGAGGCTGGGCTACCTTCAACTCGGCGACGGTCTCTTGCAGAATCTCACTCTGCACGACAACGTGGCGCTACCGCTGCGCTTCGCGTCAGACCATCGGCTGGCCGAGGTGGATGGTCGCGTGACGCAGCTGATGGACGACCTCCACCTCAGGGCGGTGGCCGGACTCCGCCCCGCGCAGGCGAACGAGGAAGACCGGCGCCGCACCGCCGTCGCTCGCGCCATCTCGCTCGATCCGGACCTGGTGGTGCTCGAAGCGCCGTTCGACGGGCTCACCGGCCGGGCCGCCGTGGACCTGATCGAACACGCGAGCCGCCGCGATGATGGCTCGCGCCGCACCGTATTCCTCACGGCGCAGGACCTGGTGCCGGCGATCCGGCGGCTGCTGACGCGCGTCGTGAAGGTCGTGGATGGCGAGGCCGTGGACGAGACGCCGTGA
- a CDS encoding MlaD family protein → MNVQRSDLYVGMFLIGTVALVVAALVATSGWGIKRYDVYVRTDDAKDIAVDTKIFMQGLEVGRVAAISPRPAAGSAGRLEFVLKLSLLDAFADGTPLRLPRGTDAEVESGLLGGSTLLLVIHSDSGGTLGPGDTIDMHRSPAAMEAFGALANDLKGTIQAALVAATGTLDATRRLADSLAAASGTARHFLMGVEPETHKLMGGVAANLDRLRLIMDSSNVRTGVTFRQVDSTIVQSRRLLISVDSLTRLFIAMGGENRPEIAAIIANLRQLTQQLQFVLEQVGRRPMRLITGVKMPDSLAAWRRDSARAATPPVRPDTTRPTPAARDTTPRPRDQR, encoded by the coding sequence GTGAACGTTCAGCGCAGCGACCTTTACGTCGGCATGTTCCTCATTGGCACCGTCGCCCTCGTGGTGGCGGCTCTCGTCGCCACCAGCGGCTGGGGGATCAAGCGCTACGACGTGTACGTGCGCACCGACGATGCCAAGGACATCGCGGTCGACACCAAGATCTTCATGCAGGGCCTGGAAGTCGGTCGCGTGGCCGCGATATCACCACGGCCGGCGGCGGGCTCGGCGGGCCGGCTCGAATTCGTCCTCAAGCTCTCGCTGCTCGACGCATTCGCCGACGGCACCCCCCTGCGCCTCCCCCGCGGCACCGATGCGGAGGTCGAAAGCGGCCTCCTGGGCGGCTCCACCCTGCTGCTGGTGATCCACTCCGACAGCGGCGGAACGCTGGGCCCCGGTGACACTATCGACATGCACCGCAGTCCCGCGGCCATGGAGGCCTTCGGCGCGCTGGCCAACGACCTCAAGGGCACCATCCAGGCGGCGCTGGTCGCCGCCACCGGCACCTTGGACGCGACCCGCCGCCTCGCCGACAGCCTCGCCGCCGCCTCAGGGACCGCACGCCACTTCCTAATGGGCGTCGAGCCCGAAACGCACAAGCTCATGGGCGGCGTGGCGGCGAACCTCGACCGGCTCCGGCTCATCATGGACAGCAGCAACGTCAGGACGGGCGTTACTTTCCGCCAGGTGGACTCGACGATCGTGCAGTCTCGGCGGCTCCTTATCAGCGTTGATTCGCTCACCCGCCTCTTCATCGCGATGGGAGGGGAGAACCGGCCGGAGATCGCCGCCATCATCGCGAACCTCCGGCAGCTCACGCAGCAGCTACAGTTCGTACTCGAGCAGGTGGGCCGGCGCCCCATGCGGCTCATCACCGGCGTCAAGATGCCCGACTCGCTCGCCGCGTGGCGGCGCGACTCCGCGCGCGCCGCGACCCCGCCGGTCCGGCCCGACACGACACGCCCCACCCCCGCCGCGCGCGATACCACCCCGCGCCCCAGGGACCAGCGATGA
- a CDS encoding HD domain-containing phosphohydrolase, with protein sequence MKFVLLHGPTWDPGEARAALDAEQIERKAINALGPGTIDERPTVLLLDEPLRRILGLGGVRSAANAGASVVGLGAPGEADMPADLPGADLVSAFLTHPAGPRQLLTALRAAYREAAMRIDAHRARAEIAARSKEITDLTRIGVALSTERNYDVLLDLILTQARQITQSDGGSLYLVEGRDTPAPQLRFKLTQGDTLQNAGFVEFAMALDNRSLAGYVCSTGEPLVIDDVYFLPPDVEYSFNRSFDERNNYRSKSMLTVPMRNHRDEVIGALQLINRKRDPAVKLVSPELVDGQVVPYSRRTVEIVTALAGQAAVSIENSLLYENIERLFEGFVTAAVTAIEQRDPTTFGHSGRVATMTVGLAEVVDRASDGQYRHINFSREQVKEIRYAGLLHDFGKVGVREQVLVKAKKLYPPDLSLVKSRCAFIKRTAELEYHRRRADYLTGHGTQGYGEFIAELDRTHFKEIDALDSFLKTVLSANEPSLLPEGSFEELLALAERRFTDIDGHDQAYLSDDEVRFLTIRKGSLDEAERLEIESHVTHTYQFLLQIPWTKELSQIPLIAYGHHEKLDGRGYPRKVAAAHIPIQTRMMTISDIFDALTAADRPYKRAVPLQRALDIMSSEVKEGMLDPELFRLFTEGKVFETLAG encoded by the coding sequence ATGAAGTTCGTCCTGCTCCACGGGCCGACCTGGGACCCGGGCGAGGCGCGGGCCGCGCTCGACGCCGAGCAGATAGAGCGCAAGGCGATCAACGCCCTCGGCCCCGGCACCATCGACGAGCGGCCTACGGTCCTGCTGCTCGACGAGCCGCTGCGGCGGATCCTGGGCCTGGGGGGAGTGCGGAGCGCCGCGAACGCGGGTGCGAGCGTGGTCGGCCTCGGCGCCCCCGGCGAGGCCGACATGCCCGCCGACCTGCCCGGCGCGGACTTGGTCTCCGCCTTCCTCACGCACCCCGCCGGACCGCGCCAGCTCTTGACGGCGCTGAGGGCGGCGTACCGCGAGGCGGCCATGCGGATCGACGCGCACCGTGCCCGAGCGGAAATAGCGGCGCGCTCGAAGGAGATCACCGACCTCACCCGCATCGGCGTCGCGCTCAGCACCGAGCGCAACTACGACGTCCTTCTGGACCTGATCCTCACCCAGGCGCGACAAATCACCCAGTCCGACGGCGGCTCGCTCTACCTCGTCGAGGGGCGCGACACTCCCGCCCCGCAACTCCGGTTCAAGCTGACGCAAGGCGATACCCTTCAGAACGCGGGCTTCGTCGAGTTCGCGATGGCGCTCGACAACCGGAGCCTCGCGGGCTACGTCTGCTCCACCGGCGAGCCGCTGGTCATCGACGACGTGTACTTCCTGCCGCCCGACGTGGAGTACTCGTTCAACCGCAGCTTCGACGAACGCAACAACTACCGGTCCAAGTCCATGCTCACCGTCCCGATGCGGAACCACCGGGACGAAGTGATCGGCGCGCTCCAGCTCATCAACCGGAAGCGCGACCCGGCTGTGAAGCTGGTCTCGCCGGAGCTGGTGGACGGGCAGGTAGTTCCCTACTCGCGGCGCACCGTCGAGATCGTGACCGCGCTCGCCGGGCAGGCCGCGGTATCCATAGAGAACAGCCTGCTATATGAGAACATCGAGCGCCTGTTCGAGGGATTCGTCACCGCGGCCGTCACCGCGATCGAGCAGCGAGACCCGACCACGTTCGGCCACTCCGGCCGCGTGGCTACCATGACCGTGGGGCTCGCGGAAGTCGTGGACCGCGCCTCGGACGGCCAGTACCGGCACATCAACTTCTCGCGCGAGCAGGTCAAGGAGATCCGCTATGCCGGGCTCCTGCACGACTTCGGCAAGGTCGGGGTGCGCGAGCAGGTGCTCGTCAAGGCCAAGAAGCTCTACCCGCCGGACCTCTCGCTCGTGAAGTCCCGGTGCGCCTTCATCAAGCGCACCGCGGAGCTCGAGTATCACCGCCGGCGCGCGGACTACCTCACCGGGCACGGCACGCAGGGCTACGGAGAGTTCATCGCCGAACTGGACCGGACCCACTTCAAGGAGATCGACGCCCTGGATTCGTTCCTCAAGACGGTGCTGTCGGCCAACGAGCCTTCGCTGCTGCCCGAGGGGAGCTTCGAGGAGTTGCTGGCCCTGGCCGAGAGGCGGTTCACCGACATCGACGGCCACGACCAGGCGTACTTGTCGGACGACGAGGTTCGGTTTCTGACTATCCGGAAGGGGAGCCTGGACGAGGCGGAGCGGCTGGAAATAGAGAGCCACGTCACGCACACGTACCAGTTCCTGCTCCAGATCCCATGGACGAAGGAGCTGTCGCAGATCCCGCTCATCGCCTACGGGCACCACGAGAAGCTGGACGGGCGCGGCTACCCCAGAAAGGTGGCGGCCGCCCACATCCCGATCCAGACCCGGATGATGACGATCAGCGACATCTTCGACGCGCTGACGGCGGCGGACCGGCCGTACAAGAGGGCGGTGCCGTTGCAGAGGGCGCTGGATATCATGTCGTCCGAGGTGAAAGAAGGGATGCTGGATCCCGAGTTGTTCAGGTTGTTCACCGAGGGGAAGGTGTTCGAGACGTTGGCGGGCTAG
- a CDS encoding XdhC family protein yields the protein MTELQTIITAIQRAGVRGKPAVLATLMKVAGSAYRGPGARMVVLPDGTSVGAISGGCLEKDVVAHAERVQTSGKAVAVEYDLTRDDDAPWGLGMGCAAKLDVLLEPVAAGRAPAHLEFMEAVMRDRVPAAVATLFRAPEGAGSVGARLVVRADGDAIGDLVGGELGGSVVTDAERVMREERSDAVEYRTAGGVAEVLIEYVPRPIALVVCGDGNDTGPLAQLGLELGWQVRIVTKDDPVGVLDDRTAAVVMTHNYPRDAVLLETLLKSHTRYIGLLGPRSRTERLLGELKQRGEEPNLVQLAKLHAPVGLDLGAETPGEIALSIAGEIRAVMGGRAGGMLRERKGPIHDRR from the coding sequence GTGACCGAGCTCCAGACCATCATCACCGCCATCCAGAGGGCAGGAGTCAGGGGAAAGCCAGCCGTGCTGGCCACCCTCATGAAGGTGGCGGGTTCGGCGTACCGGGGTCCCGGCGCGCGAATGGTCGTGCTGCCTGACGGCACGAGCGTGGGCGCCATCAGCGGCGGGTGCCTCGAGAAGGACGTGGTCGCGCACGCTGAACGGGTGCAGACGAGCGGCAAGGCCGTAGCGGTCGAGTACGATCTCACCCGGGACGATGACGCGCCGTGGGGACTGGGCATGGGGTGCGCGGCGAAGCTCGACGTGCTCCTTGAGCCGGTGGCCGCCGGGCGCGCGCCTGCTCACCTGGAGTTCATGGAAGCGGTGATGCGGGACCGGGTACCGGCCGCCGTGGCCACGTTGTTCCGCGCGCCGGAGGGCGCCGGGTCGGTCGGCGCCCGGCTCGTTGTCCGGGCGGACGGCGATGCCATCGGCGACCTGGTCGGCGGCGAGTTGGGCGGCTCGGTCGTGACCGACGCCGAGAGGGTCATGCGTGAGGAGCGATCGGACGCGGTCGAGTACCGGACGGCGGGCGGCGTGGCGGAAGTGCTGATCGAGTATGTTCCCCGCCCCATCGCGCTCGTCGTCTGCGGCGACGGGAACGACACCGGTCCGCTTGCTCAGCTCGGCCTCGAGCTGGGCTGGCAGGTGCGCATCGTGACGAAGGACGATCCCGTCGGGGTGCTCGACGACCGGACGGCGGCGGTGGTCATGACACACAACTATCCTCGTGACGCCGTCCTGCTGGAGACCCTTCTGAAGTCGCACACCCGCTACATCGGCCTGCTTGGCCCGCGGTCCAGGACCGAGCGGCTGCTGGGCGAGCTGAAGCAGCGCGGCGAAGAGCCCAATCTCGTCCAGCTCGCCAAGCTCCATGCACCGGTCGGCCTCGACCTCGGCGCCGAGACGCCGGGCGAGATCGCGCTGTCGATAGCGGGAGAGATCCGCGCCGTGATGGGCGGGCGCGCCGGCGGGATGCTGCGCGAGCGGAAAGGGCCGATCCACGACCGGCGCTGA
- a CDS encoding nucleotidyltransferase family protein: MIVLAAGGSTRLGHPKQLLPHLGRTLLRHAADVAVQAATGPVVVVLGAQADLLRGQVSRLMLEVIVNRDWRTGIATSIQAGLGSLGRDREPDAVILMTCDQPHVSAELLRRLVDRYADARPPAVACAYAGTLGTPALFDRSLFGELFLLTGDNGAKKVIEKHKSGAIRVTFEEGVVDIDTPEDLRKLGIRRSGARERL, encoded by the coding sequence GTGATCGTTCTCGCCGCGGGCGGCTCCACGCGGCTCGGTCATCCCAAGCAACTGCTGCCGCACCTGGGGCGCACGCTGCTCCGCCACGCGGCGGACGTCGCCGTGCAGGCGGCGACCGGCCCGGTCGTGGTGGTCCTCGGCGCGCAGGCGGATCTCCTGCGGGGTCAGGTGTCCAGGCTGATGCTCGAGGTCATAGTCAACCGCGATTGGCGCACCGGCATCGCGACGTCGATCCAGGCCGGCCTCGGATCCCTGGGCAGGGACCGGGAGCCCGACGCCGTGATCCTCATGACCTGCGACCAGCCGCACGTTTCAGCGGAACTGCTCCGCCGCCTGGTGGACAGGTACGCGGACGCCCGCCCGCCCGCGGTCGCGTGCGCCTACGCCGGCACGCTGGGCACGCCCGCGCTGTTCGACCGGTCGCTCTTCGGCGAGCTCTTCCTGCTCACCGGCGACAACGGCGCGAAAAAGGTGATCGAAAAGCACAAGAGCGGAGCCATTCGTGTCACGTTCGAGGAGGGCGTTGTGGACATCGATACCCCGGAAGACCTGCGCAAGCTCGGCATCCGGCGCTCGGGCGCGAGGGAGAGGTTGTGA